The Streptomyces sp. NBC_00224 genome has a window encoding:
- a CDS encoding serine/threonine-protein kinase has translation MARNIGSRYTAHQILGRGSAGTVWLGEGPDGPVAIKLLREDLAADQELVGRFVQERTALLGLDHPNVVGVRDLVVDGNDLALVMDLVRGTDVRTRLDRERRLAPEAAVAIVADVADGLAAAHAAGVVHRDVKPENILLDMQGPLGPGGAHPALLTDFGVAKLIDTPRRTKATRIIGTPDYLAPEIVEGLPPRAAVDIYALATVLYELLAGFTPFGGGHPGAVLRRHVTETVVPLPGIPDELWQLVVQCLAKAPASRLRASELSARLRELLPLVAGMPPLDVDEPDAEEPEEQVYEEPAPSSGRPRRGAVPLVPGAPLDSNRDTHTSMRVPAPDELAGGPLGTARAPRPAGTPRPGSARHRADQVRKRRLILGASAVALTAAVAVGGWLATSGGGDGKDEPPQDSKHSVPATP, from the coding sequence TTGGCACGGAATATCGGCAGCCGGTACACCGCCCACCAGATTCTGGGGCGGGGCAGCGCCGGCACGGTGTGGCTAGGCGAGGGGCCTGACGGGCCCGTCGCCATCAAGCTGCTGCGCGAGGACCTCGCCGCCGACCAGGAGCTGGTCGGCCGCTTCGTCCAGGAGCGCACCGCGCTGCTCGGCCTCGACCACCCGAACGTCGTGGGCGTGCGCGACCTGGTCGTCGACGGCAACGACCTCGCCCTGGTCATGGACCTCGTGCGGGGTACGGACGTACGCACCCGGCTCGACCGCGAGCGCCGGCTCGCCCCCGAGGCGGCGGTGGCGATCGTCGCGGACGTGGCCGACGGCCTGGCCGCCGCGCACGCGGCCGGCGTCGTGCACCGGGACGTCAAGCCCGAGAACATCCTCCTGGACATGCAGGGCCCGCTCGGCCCCGGCGGCGCGCACCCCGCGCTCCTCACCGACTTCGGCGTGGCGAAGCTGATCGATACCCCCCGCCGCACCAAGGCCACCCGCATCATCGGCACGCCCGACTATCTGGCCCCCGAGATCGTCGAGGGCCTCCCGCCCCGGGCGGCGGTGGACATCTACGCCCTGGCGACGGTGCTCTACGAGCTCCTGGCGGGCTTCACGCCCTTCGGCGGCGGCCACCCCGGCGCGGTCCTGCGCCGCCACGTCACCGAGACCGTGGTGCCGCTGCCCGGCATCCCCGACGAGCTCTGGCAGCTGGTCGTCCAGTGCCTCGCCAAGGCCCCGGCCTCCCGCCTGCGCGCCTCGGAGCTCTCCGCCCGCCTGCGCGAGCTGCTGCCGCTGGTGGCGGGGATGCCGCCGCTGGACGTGGACGAGCCGGACGCCGAGGAGCCCGAGGAGCAGGTGTACGAGGAGCCCGCCCCCTCCTCCGGCAGGCCCCGCCGGGGCGCGGTGCCCCTGGTGCCGGGCGCCCCCCTGGACTCCAACCGCGACACCCACACCAGCATGCGCGTCCCCGCCCCCGACGAACTGGCGGGCGGCCCCCTTGGCACGGCCCGCGCCCCCCGCCCGGCAGGCACCCCGCGCCCGGGGTCCGCACGCCACCGCGCGGACCAGGTCCGCAAGCGCCGACTGATCCTGGGCGCCTCTGCGGTCGCCCTGACGGCGGCGGTGGCGGTCGGCGGCTGGCTGGCGACGAGCGGAGGCGGCGACGGTAAGGACGAGCCGCCGCAGGACTCCAAGCACTCGGTCCCGGCGACCCCGTAG
- a CDS encoding ABC transporter substrate-binding protein: MRTGTRTGRKLVGMAIIGALALTATACGDDDKDDGAKPDKSKSGSPATLTLPRLDGQKIEVAAVWTGPEQANFVKVLKEFESRTGATVTFVPAQDPIVNFLGTKIAGGSPPDVAMLPQVGAIQQAVQKKWVKPVGPEAKAQLAKNYSKVWQDLGAVDGTQYAVYFKAANKSLVWYNTKVFDAAGAQVPKTWKDFLATADTISASGVTPVSVGGADGWTLTDWFENIYLSQAGPEKYDQLAKHRIKWTDPSVKDALTTLGQLFGKPALIAGGATGALQTEFPASVTQTFTGGDQPKAGMVFEGDFVSVNIGQTSARIGTDAKVFPFPAVGAKAPVVTGGDAAVALKDTKGAQALLTWLASPDAAKVWAASGGYISPNKATDLAAYPNDVQRDIAKALIAAGDDVRFDMSDQAPQSFGGTPGKGEWKDLQDFLKNPKDVGGAQAKLEADAAAAYKS, encoded by the coding sequence ATGCGTACAGGCACGCGTACAGGTCGGAAGCTGGTCGGGATGGCGATCATCGGGGCGCTCGCCCTCACCGCCACCGCTTGCGGGGACGACGACAAGGACGACGGCGCGAAGCCGGACAAGAGCAAGTCCGGCAGCCCGGCCACCCTCACCCTCCCCCGTCTCGACGGGCAGAAGATCGAGGTCGCCGCCGTGTGGACCGGGCCCGAGCAGGCCAACTTCGTCAAGGTGTTGAAGGAGTTCGAGAGCCGGACCGGCGCCACCGTCACCTTCGTTCCGGCCCAGGACCCCATCGTCAACTTCCTGGGGACCAAGATCGCCGGTGGCAGTCCGCCGGACGTGGCCATGCTGCCGCAGGTCGGGGCCATCCAGCAGGCCGTGCAGAAGAAGTGGGTCAAGCCCGTCGGGCCGGAGGCCAAGGCGCAGCTCGCCAAGAACTACTCCAAGGTCTGGCAGGACCTGGGCGCGGTCGACGGCACCCAGTACGCCGTGTACTTCAAGGCCGCCAACAAGTCCCTCGTCTGGTACAACACCAAAGTCTTCGATGCGGCGGGCGCCCAAGTCCCCAAGACCTGGAAGGACTTCCTCGCCACCGCCGACACCATCTCCGCCTCCGGCGTCACCCCCGTCTCCGTCGGCGGCGCCGACGGCTGGACCCTCACCGACTGGTTCGAGAACATCTACCTCTCCCAGGCGGGGCCCGAGAAGTACGACCAGCTGGCCAAGCACCGGATCAAGTGGACCGACCCGTCCGTCAAGGACGCCCTGACCACCCTCGGCCAGCTCTTCGGCAAGCCCGCCCTCATCGCCGGCGGCGCGACCGGCGCCCTCCAGACCGAGTTCCCCGCCTCCGTCACCCAGACCTTCACCGGCGGCGACCAGCCCAAGGCCGGAATGGTCTTCGAGGGGGACTTCGTCAGTGTCAACATCGGGCAGACCTCCGCCAGGATCGGGACGGATGCGAAGGTCTTCCCGTTCCCGGCTGTTGGCGCCAAGGCGCCCGTCGTCACCGGTGGGGACGCCGCCGTCGCGCTCAAGGACACCAAGGGCGCCCAGGCCCTGCTGACCTGGCTGGCCTCCCCGGACGCCGCCAAGGTGTGGGCCGCCTCGGGCGGTTACATCTCGCCCAACAAGGCCACCGACCTCGCCGCGTACCCCAACGACGTACAGCGTGACATCGCCAAGGCCCTGATCGCGGCCGGGGACGACGTGCGGTTCGACATGTCCGACCAGGCGCCGCAGTCCTTCGGCGGGACGCCGGGGAAGGGCGAGTGGAAGGACCTTCAGGACTTCCTGAAGAACCCGAAGGACGTCGGCGGTGCCCAGGCCAAGCTGGAGGCCGACGCGGCCGCGGCGTACAAGAGCTGA
- a CDS encoding carbohydrate ABC transporter permease gives MTAAPAPSPAPRTRKSVTRTRAYLAAGFLLPALVLLGALVVYPIGYSVYRSFFDQSGDGFAGVDNYKTLFTDDTILTAVKNNAIWVVCAPTIATALGLIFAVLTERVRWGTAFKLIVFMPMVISMLAAGIIFRLVYEQDPDRGVANAVWVGVHDTFAESAGFPRAHPLPAAPLKPGGSGSFVTKDAVRAGQPALLPLVGVAADKMPSSAKAAKAAAAGPGEITGTAWLDFTRGGGGTPNTIDSKELGLKGIKIEAVRDGHVVATATARADGTFTLPAKADGAQLRLPRSNFREPYNGVNWLGPTLVTPAIIGSYIWMWAGFAMVLIAAGLAGLPRELLEAARVDGANEWQVFRRVTVPLLAPVLAVVLVTLMINVLKIFDLIFIIAPGSSQDDANVLALQLYRSSFGTDADLGVGSAIAVLLLILVVPVMLFNIRRMRREARR, from the coding sequence ATGACCGCCGCCCCGGCACCCTCGCCCGCTCCCCGTACCCGCAAGAGCGTGACCAGGACCCGTGCCTACCTCGCCGCCGGGTTCCTGCTTCCCGCGCTCGTCCTGCTCGGCGCGCTCGTGGTCTATCCGATCGGGTACTCCGTCTACCGCTCGTTCTTCGACCAGTCGGGCGACGGCTTCGCCGGGGTCGACAACTACAAGACCCTCTTCACCGACGACACCATCCTGACCGCCGTCAAGAACAACGCGATCTGGGTGGTCTGCGCCCCGACCATCGCCACCGCACTCGGGCTGATCTTCGCCGTACTGACCGAACGGGTGCGCTGGGGAACGGCGTTCAAGCTGATCGTCTTCATGCCGATGGTGATCTCGATGCTCGCCGCGGGGATCATCTTCCGGCTGGTGTACGAGCAGGACCCGGACCGGGGGGTCGCCAACGCCGTCTGGGTGGGGGTGCACGACACGTTCGCCGAGTCGGCCGGGTTCCCCCGGGCCCATCCGCTGCCCGCCGCCCCGCTCAAGCCGGGCGGCAGCGGCTCCTTCGTCACCAAGGACGCGGTCCGCGCCGGGCAGCCCGCGCTGCTCCCGCTCGTCGGGGTCGCCGCCGACAAGATGCCGTCGTCCGCGAAGGCGGCGAAGGCGGCGGCCGCCGGTCCCGGCGAGATCACCGGTACCGCCTGGCTCGACTTCACCAGAGGGGGCGGTGGCACCCCCAACACCATCGACTCCAAGGAGCTCGGCCTCAAAGGCATCAAGATCGAAGCCGTCCGGGACGGTCATGTCGTCGCCACCGCCACCGCGCGCGCGGACGGTACGTTCACCCTTCCCGCCAAGGCCGACGGGGCCCAACTGCGGCTGCCCCGCAGCAACTTCCGCGAGCCCTACAACGGCGTGAACTGGCTCGGCCCGACCCTCGTCACCCCCGCCATCATCGGCTCGTACATCTGGATGTGGGCCGGGTTCGCGATGGTGCTCATCGCGGCGGGACTCGCGGGGCTGCCGCGCGAACTGCTGGAAGCGGCGCGGGTGGACGGCGCCAACGAGTGGCAGGTCTTCCGGCGGGTGACCGTGCCGCTGCTCGCGCCCGTCCTCGCCGTCGTCCTCGTCACGCTGATGATCAACGTGCTGAAGATCTTCGACCTGATCTTCATCATCGCGCCCGGCTCCAGCCAGGACGACGCCAATGTCCTGGCGCTCCAGCTCTACCGCTCCTCGTTCGGCACGGACGCCGACCTCGGCGTCGGCAGCGCGATCGCGGTCCTGCTGCTGATCCTGGTCGTACCGGTGATGCTCTTCAACATCCGCAGGATGCGGCGGGAGGCCCGACGATGA
- a CDS encoding serine/threonine-protein kinase, whose product MRPVGSKYLLEEPLGRGATGTVWRASQREAAGAEAAVAGQPGETVAIKVLKEELANDADVVMRFLRERSVLLRLTHPNIVRTRDLVVEGDLLALVMDLIDGPDLHRYLRENGPLTPVAASLLTAQIADALAASHADGVVHRDLKPANVLLDERGGAMHPMLTDFGIARLADSPGLTRTHEFVGTPAYVAPESAEGRPQTSAVDIYGAGILIYELVTGRPPFAGGTALEVLHRHLSEEPRRPTTVPGPLWTVIERCLRKNPDERPSAENLARALRVVADGIGVHSSAAQVEAADGVGALLAPDPAPAPVPETPGAADPTQVLPSNAGSYGQNDPNAATSYLPNTSGAADPTAVLPSRGAADPTAVMPPVPQGQNQFGQQGLDPQQPEQPHPWQSQLQAARDRNEQTQVQYLDPEQDPLRRRPHRQSQQPQPPQQQRPPQRPQQQYPQQQPQPQQYRQPQQPQPYAQPPQHQQYAPPPQHQQRQQYAPPQAPQPQQPQAPAPREPRRRNANPMRIPGLGCLKGCLFTLVLLFVAGWLIWELTPLQDWVAEGKSYWQAIGDAVDKVSGWIGKLDGN is encoded by the coding sequence GTGCGGCCGGTAGGCAGCAAGTACTTGCTCGAAGAGCCGCTCGGACGCGGTGCCACGGGCACCGTCTGGCGCGCGAGCCAGCGGGAGGCGGCGGGTGCCGAGGCGGCCGTGGCCGGCCAGCCCGGCGAGACCGTCGCGATCAAGGTCCTCAAGGAGGAGCTGGCCAACGACGCCGACGTCGTGATGCGGTTCCTGCGCGAGCGGTCGGTGCTGCTGCGCCTGACGCACCCCAACATCGTGCGCACCCGCGACCTCGTCGTCGAGGGCGATCTGCTCGCCCTGGTCATGGACCTGATCGACGGCCCGGACCTGCACCGCTACCTGCGCGAGAACGGCCCGCTCACCCCGGTCGCCGCGTCCCTGCTCACCGCGCAGATCGCGGACGCGCTCGCCGCCAGCCATGCCGACGGCGTCGTCCACCGCGATCTGAAGCCCGCCAACGTCCTGCTCGACGAGCGCGGCGGCGCCATGCACCCGATGCTCACCGACTTCGGCATCGCGCGCCTCGCGGACTCCCCGGGCCTGACCCGTACGCACGAGTTCGTGGGCACGCCCGCGTACGTGGCGCCGGAGTCCGCCGAGGGTCGCCCGCAGACCTCCGCCGTCGACATCTACGGTGCCGGAATCCTGATCTACGAGCTGGTCACCGGGCGTCCGCCGTTCGCGGGCGGGACCGCTCTGGAGGTGCTGCACCGGCATCTGAGCGAGGAGCCGCGCCGCCCCACCACCGTCCCCGGCCCGCTGTGGACGGTCATAGAGCGCTGTCTGCGCAAGAACCCGGACGAGCGGCCGAGCGCCGAGAACCTCGCGCGCGCCCTGCGCGTCGTGGCCGACGGCATCGGGGTGCACTCCAGCGCGGCCCAGGTCGAGGCGGCCGACGGCGTCGGCGCGCTGCTCGCGCCCGACCCGGCGCCCGCGCCCGTCCCCGAGACGCCCGGCGCGGCCGACCCGACCCAGGTGCTGCCGAGCAACGCGGGTTCGTACGGTCAGAACGATCCGAACGCGGCGACCTCGTACCTGCCGAACACGTCCGGAGCGGCGGACCCGACCGCCGTCCTGCCCAGCCGGGGCGCGGCCGATCCGACGGCCGTGATGCCGCCGGTGCCGCAGGGCCAGAACCAGTTCGGCCAGCAGGGCCTCGACCCGCAGCAGCCCGAGCAGCCGCACCCCTGGCAGTCCCAGCTCCAGGCGGCCCGCGACCGCAACGAGCAGACGCAGGTCCAGTACCTGGACCCGGAGCAGGACCCGCTGCGCCGCCGCCCGCACCGCCAGTCGCAGCAGCCCCAGCCGCCGCAGCAACAGCGGCCTCCGCAGCGCCCTCAGCAGCAGTACCCCCAGCAGCAGCCCCAGCCTCAGCAGTACCGGCAGCCGCAGCAGCCCCAGCCGTACGCGCAGCCCCCGCAGCACCAGCAGTACGCGCCGCCGCCCCAGCATCAGCAGCGCCAGCAGTACGCCCCGCCGCAGGCGCCCCAGCCGCAGCAGCCGCAGGCTCCCGCGCCCCGCGAGCCGCGCCGCCGCAACGCGAACCCGATGCGGATCCCGGGCCTCGGCTGCCTCAAGGGCTGTCTGTTCACCCTCGTCCTGCTGTTCGTGGCGGGCTGGCTGATCTGGGAGCTGACCCCGCTCCAGGACTGGGTGGCCGAGGGCAAGAGCTACTGGCAGGCCATCGGCGACGCCGTCGACAAGGTGTCGGGCTGGATCGGCAAACTCGACGGCAACTGA
- a CDS encoding carbohydrate ABC transporter permease, translated as MTVVGVVKAKQSLPARIAARAGGGALRVFLILVGLFWLMPTVGLLLSSLRSPSDIASTGWWKIFNEPSQLTFHNYSNLLDNSTITDSLLSTVVITVPATVLVVVIGSFAGYAFAWMDFPGRDWWFMVVVSLLVVPVQVALVPVAKLFGEVGIFETTVGVITFHVAFGLPFAIFLLRNFFAEIPRELLEAARLDGAGEIRLFTRVVLPLGGPAIASLGIFQFLWVWNDMLVALIFADSKHPPITVALQQQVRQFGNNIDVLAPGAFVSMVIPLAVFFAFQRQFVSGVMAGAVK; from the coding sequence ATGACAGTCGTAGGAGTCGTCAAGGCCAAGCAGTCCCTGCCCGCCCGGATCGCCGCCCGGGCCGGTGGCGGCGCGCTGCGCGTCTTTCTCATCCTCGTCGGGCTCTTCTGGCTGATGCCGACCGTCGGGCTGCTGCTGTCCTCGCTGCGCAGCCCCTCCGACATCGCCTCCACCGGCTGGTGGAAGATCTTCAACGAGCCGTCCCAGCTCACCTTCCACAACTACTCCAACCTGCTGGACAACAGCACGATCACCGACTCGCTCCTCTCCACCGTCGTGATCACCGTGCCCGCGACCGTCCTGGTCGTCGTCATCGGCTCGTTCGCCGGATACGCCTTCGCCTGGATGGACTTCCCCGGCCGCGACTGGTGGTTCATGGTCGTGGTGAGCCTGCTGGTCGTCCCCGTCCAGGTCGCCCTCGTACCGGTCGCCAAGCTCTTCGGCGAGGTCGGGATCTTCGAGACGACGGTCGGCGTCATCACCTTCCACGTCGCCTTCGGCCTGCCCTTCGCGATCTTCCTGCTGAGGAACTTCTTCGCGGAGATCCCCCGGGAGCTCCTGGAGGCCGCGCGGCTCGACGGGGCGGGCGAGATACGCCTGTTCACCCGGGTCGTGCTGCCGCTCGGCGGCCCGGCGATCGCCTCGCTCGGCATCTTCCAGTTCCTGTGGGTCTGGAACGACATGCTGGTCGCGCTGATCTTCGCGGACTCCAAGCACCCGCCGATCACGGTCGCCCTCCAGCAGCAGGTACGGCAGTTCGGCAACAACATCGACGTCCTGGCGCCCGGCGCCTTCGTCTCCATGGTCATCCCGCTGGCCGTCTTCTTCGCCTTCCAGCGCCAGTTCGTGTCGGGGGTGATGGCGGGCGCCGTCAAGTAG
- a CDS encoding FHA domain-containing protein — MQIRLTVLAPRSGHAAARACDVLVTAPAGTALAAVASGLATAASGSEVSSAVVLYAGRERLDPQRRVLGEPPLVDGAVLSLSSPADPASYAYAEYAYEEHEEAAQARLCVVAGPDAGGVHLLHGGQIRVGRSADADVPLDDPDVSRLHCAVTVGEGGRVSVADLGSTNGTRVDGAPVGQHPVRLPVGALLRLGESALRLSTGAPPPQPLPTVPDGEGHVRVTPAASPPQPPSGPVAYGEGAPAGAPVPHGAETARVPSPRASSEPGPAGHGPTTHGTGSAPAPGGHGPGDPAEDGGRPHGQGGDEGFGQGRTEGGYGTYGGVSGPRGGSGQASGRAQVPGARGEGSEVHGPGAGHGHQTYGAGPGRDDQAYGDGEGAGGQAYGPGASRRVGTPPRGTRMPEDVEHARVDDGAPSRRRGGIGAWARRLAGGRGEDVYEPAPAEAAAVAPGGAPPAPERWPDPAALLLTALGPGPRLWERRPGHPEELAIRVGTADRGELAAVPVTVGLREVGSLGLAGPRARLNGLARAAVAQLAALHAPADLEIVLISTERGRSLQIRTAEWGWLGWLPHARPGHGQDCRLLLAYDREQATARTTELVRRLDDSPLGPGWASADAAAVADATRRYRGPYTVVIVDGDPGSSVLRETTARLASAGGAAGIHLLCLAETPAASPVSPVEATYESACAVSLPFRECGAAALLSGDVATALRLLRTAGGRPAGHGTLAVVDAVSAAWAERFARALAPLRAGDGTTAPGRPPVALPRSSRLLDELGLARATPASLMARWESAPDGAVVLGTGPRGPVGVGLASDGPHLLIEGPAGSGRTELLRAVAASLAAGARPDRLALVLVDGAGGERGEGLRACTELPHVSTHLVASDPVRMREFAQALGAELKRRAELLGDLGFAEWVARQSQEVAERMVGPRSPAAGEQGGDQRGDADAPSTSTLRLRPLGRTRTEAGPPPLARLVVLVDDLDALVAPALGSPGRPAAGSVVRALEAVARDGERLGVHLVATSARPDRTADTELARGVRNVVRLDAPPVVPSPEEPSPGRGRLFGADGSVTPFQGGRVTGRIPRTATLRPTVVPLEWERMGDPPARRPVRELGNGPTDLALLASALERAGRVVHAAAPAGL, encoded by the coding sequence ATGCAGATCCGGCTGACCGTCCTCGCGCCGCGCAGCGGCCACGCTGCGGCGCGCGCCTGCGACGTGCTCGTGACCGCGCCCGCCGGGACCGCGCTCGCGGCCGTCGCCTCGGGCCTCGCCACGGCCGCGTCCGGCTCCGAGGTGTCCAGTGCGGTGGTGCTCTACGCGGGCCGGGAGCGCCTCGACCCACAGCGCCGCGTGCTCGGCGAACCGCCGCTGGTGGACGGGGCGGTGCTGTCCCTGTCGTCCCCGGCCGACCCCGCCTCGTACGCATACGCGGAGTACGCGTACGAGGAGCACGAGGAGGCGGCCCAGGCCCGGCTCTGCGTCGTCGCGGGGCCGGACGCGGGCGGGGTCCATCTGCTGCACGGCGGCCAGATCCGCGTCGGCCGCTCGGCGGACGCCGACGTTCCGCTGGACGACCCGGATGTGTCCCGGCTGCACTGCGCGGTCACGGTCGGCGAGGGCGGCCGAGTGTCGGTGGCCGACCTGGGCTCGACGAACGGCACGCGCGTGGACGGCGCCCCGGTCGGCCAGCACCCGGTGCGCCTGCCGGTGGGCGCGCTGCTGCGCCTCGGGGAGTCCGCCCTGCGACTGAGCACCGGCGCCCCGCCCCCGCAGCCGCTGCCCACGGTGCCGGACGGGGAGGGGCACGTCCGGGTGACCCCGGCCGCCTCGCCCCCGCAACCGCCGTCGGGGCCGGTGGCGTACGGGGAGGGAGCCCCGGCCGGGGCTCCGGTCCCGCACGGCGCGGAGACCGCCCGGGTGCCGTCCCCGCGCGCGTCGAGCGAGCCGGGCCCCGCCGGGCACGGCCCGACGACCCACGGCACGGGGAGCGCGCCCGCGCCCGGGGGCCACGGCCCGGGTGACCCGGCGGAGGACGGCGGGCGGCCGCACGGGCAGGGCGGCGACGAGGGTTTCGGACAGGGTCGTACGGAGGGCGGGTACGGCACGTACGGCGGCGTCTCCGGGCCGCGGGGCGGAAGCGGCCAGGCAAGCGGTCGGGCTCAGGTGCCCGGCGCGCGGGGCGAGGGCTCCGAGGTCCACGGGCCCGGGGCGGGCCATGGCCATCAGACTTACGGCGCGGGGCCGGGCAGGGACGACCAGGCCTACGGCGACGGCGAGGGCGCCGGCGGCCAGGCGTACGGCCCCGGTGCGAGTCGGCGGGTCGGGACACCTCCGCGCGGGACCCGGATGCCGGAGGACGTCGAGCACGCGCGCGTGGACGACGGGGCGCCGTCCCGGCGGCGCGGCGGGATCGGCGCCTGGGCACGGCGGCTGGCCGGAGGGCGCGGGGAGGACGTGTACGAACCGGCGCCCGCCGAGGCCGCGGCCGTGGCGCCGGGCGGCGCCCCGCCCGCGCCGGAGCGGTGGCCCGACCCCGCCGCGCTGCTGCTGACCGCGCTGGGACCCGGGCCCCGGCTGTGGGAGCGCCGCCCCGGGCACCCGGAGGAGCTGGCGATCCGGGTCGGGACGGCGGACCGGGGCGAGCTCGCGGCCGTGCCGGTCACCGTGGGGCTGCGGGAGGTCGGCTCGCTCGGCCTCGCCGGGCCCCGCGCCCGGCTGAACGGCCTGGCGAGGGCGGCCGTGGCCCAGCTGGCGGCGCTGCACGCGCCGGCCGACCTGGAGATCGTCCTCATCAGTACGGAGCGCGGCCGCAGCCTCCAGATCCGTACCGCGGAGTGGGGCTGGCTCGGCTGGCTCCCGCATGCGCGCCCCGGGCACGGCCAGGACTGCCGACTGCTCCTCGCGTACGACCGGGAGCAGGCCACGGCCCGTACGACCGAGCTGGTCCGGCGCCTGGACGACAGCCCGCTCGGGCCGGGCTGGGCGTCCGCCGACGCGGCGGCCGTGGCCGACGCGACCCGCCGCTACCGGGGTCCGTACACGGTGGTGATCGTCGACGGCGACCCCGGCTCGTCCGTGCTGCGCGAGACGACGGCCCGGCTCGCGTCCGCCGGGGGCGCGGCGGGCATCCATCTGCTCTGTCTCGCCGAGACGCCGGCCGCCTCGCCGGTGTCGCCGGTGGAGGCGACGTACGAGTCGGCGTGCGCGGTCTCGCTCCCCTTCCGCGAGTGCGGGGCGGCGGCGCTGCTGAGCGGGGACGTGGCCACGGCGCTGCGGCTGCTGCGCACCGCGGGCGGCCGCCCGGCCGGGCACGGCACGCTGGCGGTGGTGGACGCGGTGTCGGCGGCGTGGGCGGAGCGGTTCGCGCGGGCGCTGGCGCCACTGCGGGCGGGCGACGGAACCACCGCGCCAGGGCGGCCGCCGGTGGCCCTGCCCCGCTCGTCCCGGCTGCTCGACGAACTGGGCCTGGCCCGGGCCACCCCGGCGTCCCTCATGGCGCGCTGGGAGTCGGCGCCGGACGGCGCGGTGGTGCTCGGCACCGGGCCGCGCGGCCCGGTCGGGGTCGGCCTCGCCTCCGACGGGCCGCATCTGCTGATCGAGGGACCGGCGGGCAGCGGGCGTACGGAACTGCTGCGGGCGGTCGCCGCGTCGCTGGCGGCGGGGGCGCGGCCGGACCGGCTGGCTCTCGTACTGGTCGACGGGGCGGGCGGGGAGCGCGGCGAGGGCCTGCGCGCCTGCACCGAACTCCCCCATGTCTCCACCCACTTGGTGGCCTCGGACCCGGTCCGCATGCGGGAGTTCGCGCAGGCACTGGGGGCGGAGCTGAAGCGGCGGGCGGAGCTGCTGGGGGATCTGGGCTTCGCGGAATGGGTGGCGCGCCAGTCGCAGGAGGTGGCGGAGCGGATGGTCGGGCCGCGCTCGCCGGCCGCCGGTGAGCAGGGCGGCGACCAGCGGGGCGATGCGGACGCGCCGTCCACCAGCACGCTGCGGCTGCGGCCGCTGGGGCGTACGCGTACGGAGGCGGGGCCGCCGCCCCTCGCACGTCTCGTCGTCCTCGTCGACGACCTCGACGCCCTGGTCGCACCCGCGCTCGGCAGCCCCGGGCGGCCCGCCGCGGGGTCCGTGGTGCGCGCGCTTGAGGCGGTGGCGCGGGACGGGGAGCGGCTGGGGGTCCACCTGGTCGCGACATCGGCCCGCCCGGACCGTACGGCGGACACGGAGCTGGCGCGGGGGGTACGGAACGTGGTGCGGCTCGACGCGCCGCCGGTCGTGCCGTCGCCCGAGGAGCCTTCGCCGGGGCGGGGGCGGCTGTTCGGGGCGGACGGTTCGGTGACGCCGTTCCAGGGCGGGCGGGTCACGGGGCGGATACCCCGGACGGCGACGCTTCGTCCGACGGTGGTCCCTTTGGAGTGGGAGCGGATGGGGGATCCGCCGGCTCGGCGGCCGGTGCGGGAGCTGGGGAACGGGCCTACGGATCTGGCGTTGCTGGCCAGTGCGTTGGAGAGGGCGGGGCGCGTGGTGCACGCGGCGGCGCCAGCGGGTCTTTGA